ctctcataagccccttccaaaatggcgaatcagttggtctcactgtcacctgCGACAAAATTTTGGATTGCAGGTACTTGTTACGAAGAATCTGTGCCCAAGTCGCATCAGTCCCAACTGATAGCTTATATAGCCACTTACTAagcaggcatctgttcttaacCTCAAGATTCTCGATACCCAACCCCTCTGATCCTTAggacgacaaataatatcccacttggcgagtctatactttctcttaagatcatcactctgccagaaaaaTCTTgaccgatagaagtccagccttttcctaaccccaactggaacCTCAAAGAAAGATAGGAGGAACATCGGCAAACTTGTGAGCACCGAGTTAATAAGAATtaaccggcctccataagacagaagtttgcccttccagcaactaagtttcttttcgaaccgatcttcgatacatttccactctctgttcgtgagcttacgatgatgaatgggtataccaaggtaagtaaaaggtaaagcccctaatttacaaccaaacaattgcctataagcctcttgttcctccttggctctatcaaagcagaacaactcgcttttatgaaagttaatctttaaaccggacaattgttcaaataaacacaacaccagcttcatgtttctcgcttttgccaagtcatgctccatgaaaatgattgtatcatcagcgtactgcaaaatggacacACCCCATCAACTAGGTTAGGCACCAAGCCACCTACCTGACCGGCGTTCTTTGCCCTGCCTATGAGAATGGCCAACATATCGACTACAATGTTGTTGAGCGGGTTATCTAGCTAGTTCTGCAAATTGAGGATGCAAGGGAGAATTGCATCCAGCTCTAAACACACCATCATGATTTCAGTGGTAGTGCATGCTTCCAAAGCCCAGCTTCATGCCTGGGTCATCCTTCGGAAGGGAAAAAGAAAAAACCATCCACGCATCTCTCTCTCGAACCCCTATTTAAGCCCCTCCATTCTTCCCTACATTCTCCACACCACCACGAGTTGCTCATCTCTCCACCCAATCATCACTAGCTAATACGGTGCACTGTTAGCTACAGACCAAGAAGTGATCATGGCCCGCGCTCAGGTAATGCTCATGGCCGTCGCCTTGGTGCTGATGCTCGCGGCGGTCCCGCGCGCTGCCGTGGCCATCGACTGCGGCCACGTTGACAGCTTGGTGAGACCCTGCCTGAGCTACGTTCAGGGCGGCCCCAGCCCGTCTGGGCAGTGCTGCGGCGGCGTCCAGAGCCTCCATAACCAGGCGCAATCCAAGAGCGATCGCCAAGCCGCTTGCAACTGCCTCAAGGGGATCGCTCGTGGCATCCACAATCTCAACGAGGACAACGCCCGCAGCCTCGCCCCCAAGTGCGGTGTCAACCTCCCATACCACATCAGTCTCGACATCGACTGCAACAGGTGATTAATTCACATGCAAGCATACATATATGAACATTCATCCACGTAAAATTTATTGATATTAACATTAATCAAATCTTTGCACGCATGATTGACCTGCAGTGTGTAATGAGCGACGATCCGTCAAGCTGGTGCTCAGCTCATCCATCCACGTGGAGTTGAAGCGCGCAGCCTCTATCCCTATGTAGTATGGGCACTAGTTATGCGAGTTTATACTGAATATGAATAAGAACTCTCTCCTGCTGGCTTGCTGGTACTCCTCTGGAGGAGATCAGTATCTGTGTATCTGAGAGTTGAGAGTTTGTACCATGGGCACTCCCAGTGTTTATGGACTTTTATACATACAGCTCGTTCTGTTCAGTGTGTGACTTATCTCTGTTTCCTCACGTTCGCCTGTCATATACTCCTTCCATCCGGTATTAGTTGACGCTCAAACGGATATATCTGGGCCTATTTTAATAATAGGCACATCAGTTTAAGCGTGAGGTTTTTTACGGTACCCTGGTATTTCAATGACTAGTGTGGGAGTACCGATCAAATCCATCCGCGCTGGTTTGCAGTGTTGTTTTCCAATCTTTAATCTAGGTTCCCAAATCCACCAGCCTAATCAAGCGCATGCGGCCGCGCAGCCGCCGCTGGAGGCACTTTCATCACCGTGCGACCAGTAACCCATCAATTATGTGTTTCTTCAAAAAACAGAAAATTGATTGCCATAGGATGTATGGTAATTTGAGGCGAATAAAACATGTTGTAGTGTGTAGTTTCCACCAACGACAGATTATGTCTGGATTGCATAACTATCGCCATCAGAAATATTTAATTTTAGGGCTGAATTACATATCAATATTTAATTTTAGGGCTGAATTACAGATCATTGGAAGAGGCATGTCGCTCGGAAGATCCGGATGGGAAAGAATTTCTTAAAACGAATTCAAACGAGGAAGATGTTGATCTGCACACGAATTTCTTGCATAATCTACGTCTTCATCGGCTCCGTCCATGGTTGACCGCCTACGGGCATGCAGGTTGTGGCTTCAGCGCTCGGGGCATGTGGCTGCCCCGAAGCGGAAAATTGCGCGGTTCCGTGATGTACCGGCGACTGGCCAGCCAATTAACTAGTGACACTTCGTACCGTATATTAAATACTATGTTGTATACACTGTTTTCACTATTTATGAAATATTGATATTTCACTAACTGGCCCATCAACAGTGTACTACTTTTGTCAGTCTAGCGGATCCGGAGTATTACTTTTTGTCAGACAAGACATGCATACATCAGCCTCTTCTCTCTCCCTTGCAAACAAATCCACGGACTTTATTTCATGTTAGCAAATTTAAAACATTCTTATCTATTAAACCATAATGTCGtatttgaaataatttatatatttgaACTCTTGGCGCCAAGACCTTTAAAACTAGACCGTCTTGGATGCATTTCAAACACATTTAAATTTCAACATTTCACATTTCGTATGTGGAACTAATATATTTCACTCGAAAAATCTGAAACAAGTTAATAACAAAATTCAGAACCAACATTTCATTCTCCACTGGCTTGTTTCACAAAAATAACACCTATTTCAATTGTACATTTATCAAATAACCTgtttcactcttttgaaataaatTGTTTCATATTTCCAAATAATCAAATTCACATTGATAAATTAGAAATTCACTTTCCGTGGTTACTGTTTCACAATTCAGAACCTACATTTCATTTTTCACTGGCTTGTTTCATAAAAATATTTTTCAATTGTACATTTATCAAATAAACTATATCACCCTTTTGAAATAAATTGTTTCACATTTTCGAACAATTAGTTTCACAATGATACATTATAATTTCACCTTTTGTGGTTGCTAGTTCACAATTCAGAAGCTACAAGAGCTGGCttatttcacaaaaatgatactccctcagttcacttttgtaagtcgtttcagacaactcaaaataggctgttttgcacattgtctgaaatgtcatcaaggtcttataaaagtgaacagagggagtatcaattTCAGTTGCACATTTTTGAAAAaacatatttcactcttttgaaaATAAACGGATACACATTTCAAAATAATCAGTTTCACAATTTTACATTTCAGTTTCATAGTTTTTTTCACTTTCAAAACCAATATTTCACTTCACTGTCTTGTTTCACAAAAAAGCACACTTTTCAAGTGAAAATAGGTTTGTTTCACATACGAAATGTGAAACGTTGAAAATTAAACGTGTTTGAAATATATCCAAAATTGATTTACTTCTAAAGGTCTTGGCGccaggagttcaaatatataaattatttcaaataTGAAATTATGGTTTAAAAGATAAGAATGTTTTTAATTGATCAAGATGAAAAAAAGTCCATGAATTTGTTTGCAATGTAGAGCGAAAAGACATATGCATCATGGAGCGGGCGGAGAGGCGGGCTGCTGCTAAGGATCTTCCTCCTTCAGGTAACCACCATGGCCCTTGTCCCTCTTCTTCCCCGTCCCGGCTAGTCCTTCCGTCTCTATCTGATGATTTCCTATTAAATATTATGTCGGATGTGGGAGTGTCGGTAGATCCCAAGTCTGTTCTCCTGCTGCTCTTCTCTCTACTATTCGGGCGAACGAGCTGGCCCAGGCGGCTATTGCTAAAGCTAAAGAggccgttgcctcttcggctgctgCTTCTGTAGGAACCCGGGCTCAGGGTGAGGGGGTGGAGGTTGGTAGTGGCCAACCCCTGCCTAGCACTGCTAAAAAGGGCCCTTCCAAAAGATCTAAACCCTGCATGGTTCCTAGCAGGTCTAGCCTCCGCATTAAAAATCTGTCTTATAAATGAGGGCTCTATTCTGGAACATTAGGGGTTTCGGTGCTAGGGGGCGCCGGGATCAAATTAAAGACTTGGTCCGTGCGAATAATGTTGATCTGATAGGGATGGTGGAAACTTTCAAAACTTCTTTCTCTCCTCATGAACTGTCGTCTATTGCGGGTATGGATAGATTTGATTGGCATGTGTTACCTGCGTCTGGCCATTCAGGGGGCATCCTCATTGGCTCCAAAAAAGATGTTTTCGATTTCATTGCCTTCGATCATGGTATTTTCTGGGCCAGCATAGTTGTTTGCCACAAATCCCTTCATTTGCTGTGGGAGTTCATTGTAGTTTATGGGCCAGCTGATCACTCGCTTTCTCCTCTATTCCTGGACGAACTCTCTGAGAAGATTGAGGCTTGCAATCTACTGATGGTTATCGGTGGAGACTTTAATCTCCTTCGTTCCCCTTCTGATAAAAATAATAACAACTTCTCATGGCCCCTGGCTAATGCTTTCAATGACTTTATTAGTTCTAATGCCATCCGCGAGCTACCTAGGGTTGGAGCCCGCTTCACTTGGTCTAACCACCAGGCTAACCCGATCAGATCGGTTCTTGATAGAGTTTTTATTTGCTCTAGGTGGGACTCGTTATTTCCCAGGGCCTCCCTCGTCGCCAAATGTATTGTTGGTTCGGGCCATACTCCTCTTCTTATGGACGATGGGTCGCAGCTTCTTAGACCTCCTGCTAGATTCCAATTTGACGCTTCTTGGCTGTTGATTGATGGCTTCAGTGATTTGCTGGCCTCGAAGATTACCCTCCTTCTCTCCTCCAATGCTCGCTCCTTTGGTCCTCTAGATGACTGGCACTCGTGCTCCTATTCCTTGCGGAAATTTCTGAGAGGGTGGTCCCGTAACCACACAGCTGAGGAGCGTCGCGCGAAAGATCGTCTTGAAGCTCAAATTCTGTTCCTTGACCTTGCGGCTGACTCTTCTGGGCTCTCTGACGATGGGTGGTCTCTACGGTATAACTTGGATCGGAGGCCGCCTTGATGCAGTTGCATCATCAGGCGGAAATTTACTGGCGTCAGCGGGGTACGCTTAACTGGACCTTAAAAGGGGACTTCGCCACGGCTTACTTCTTTGCCATTGCAAATGGTAGGCGGAGGCGGTGCGGTATTAATAGCCTGATCATTAATGGTGTGCGTACTTCGGACCAATCGTTAATCCTATCTCATGTGGTGGAGTTCTTCGCATCGCTGTTAGGGGCCAAACCTTCTTCGGGATTGTCCATCTCTCCTACCCTATGGGACCATGGTTCGcggatttcggccgaggagaacgCTGCGTTGATGATCCGCCTTTCTGATAAGGAGATTTGGGATGTGGTTAACTCTGCCAACCCAAACACTGCTTCTGGGCCGGACGGTTTCTCCATTCCTTTCTTTCGGAAGTTTTGGCCTCAGTTGAGGCAGTTAGTTTGTAATGTCATCCAAGGGTTTTGCCTAGGCACTGTTGATATCTCTCGTCTTAACTATGCGGTGATCTCCCTGATTCCTAAAGTTAAAGGTGCTGATTTGATTTCTCAGTTTAGGCCCATCGCTTTGATTAATAACTTTGCTAAATTCCCCGCTAAGGGTTTCGCCAATCGCTTATCCCCCGTTGCCCATAGAGTCATCAGCCCGTATCAGTCTGCTTTCATCAAAGGGCGTTACATTCTAGATGGGGTCCTCTGTCTTCATGAAATTGTTCATGACTTGCGGGCTCATAACTCCAAAGCGATCATTTTGAAATTTGATTTTGAGAAAGCCTATGATTCGGTTAGCTGGCCTTTTTTAAGGCAGGTCCTTCTTGCGAAAGGCTTCGA
This window of the Triticum aestivum cultivar Chinese Spring chromosome 5D, IWGSC CS RefSeq v2.1, whole genome shotgun sequence genome carries:
- the LOC123120372 gene encoding non-specific lipid-transfer protein-like, with product MARAQVMLMAVALVLMLAAVPRAAVAIDCGHVDSLVRPCLSYVQGGPSPSGQCCGGVQSLHNQAQSKSDRQAACNCLKGIARGIHNLNEDNARSLAPKCGVNLPYHISLDIDCNSV